In a genomic window of Gloeocapsopsis dulcis:
- a CDS encoding SMP-30/gluconolactonase/LRE family protein — translation MNSINESPKNILIARARLGEGPCWHSQKQLLYWVDIYNHRVHEFNPKTGEQKFFDVGEVVGCLAPVGTNRFVLALRHHLAFLDTSNGEVTPIIEVEEEQPSDIRLNDGKCDAVGRFWFGSMSTSGADARLFRYDPDGSLHVVLTGLTVSNGLGWSPDQSTFYLTDSPLKKIYAFDFDLESGNISNQRVFAEINIDGVPDGLTVDRDGCIWSAIWDGWCIVKFDPSGKEMTRIAMPVQRPTCCVFGNQDLATLYVTTASVGLSEEEIQKSFYSGDLFSLSTTTSGMPTYEFAG, via the coding sequence ATGAATTCTATTAATGAATCACCAAAAAATATTCTGATTGCTAGAGCAAGGTTAGGAGAAGGACCTTGTTGGCACTCACAAAAGCAATTACTATACTGGGTTGATATTTACAATCACCGCGTCCACGAGTTCAACCCAAAAACAGGCGAACAAAAGTTTTTTGATGTGGGCGAAGTTGTCGGTTGTCTTGCACCAGTAGGAACAAATCGTTTTGTTCTGGCGCTGCGCCATCACTTGGCGTTTTTAGATACGAGTAACGGTGAAGTGACGCCGATTATTGAGGTGGAAGAAGAGCAACCATCGGATATTCGTCTTAATGATGGTAAATGCGATGCTGTAGGGCGTTTTTGGTTTGGTTCCATGTCTACAAGTGGAGCAGATGCGCGGTTATTTCGCTACGATCCTGATGGTTCTTTGCACGTCGTTTTAACAGGGTTAACGGTGTCAAATGGACTTGGATGGAGTCCCGATCAAAGTACGTTTTATTTAACTGATTCGCCCTTAAAAAAGATTTACGCATTCGACTTTGATTTAGAGAGTGGCAATATTAGTAATCAGCGCGTATTTGCTGAGATCAATATCGATGGCGTTCCTGATGGCTTGACGGTAGATCGAGACGGGTGTATTTGGTCAGCAATTTGGGATGGTTGGTGTATTGTCAAATTCGATCCTAGTGGAAAAGAGATGACGCGTATTGCTATGCCTGTGCAACGCCCTACGTGTTGTGTTTTTGGTAATCAAGATTTAGCAACACTTTATGTCACAACTGCGTCAGTCGGTTTGAGCGAGGAAGAAATTCAAAAAAGCTTCTATTCAGGAGACTTGTTTAGCCTCTCCACCACTACTTCAGGTATGCCTACTTATGAATTTGCAGGGTGA
- the ispF gene encoding 2-C-methyl-D-erythritol 2,4-cyclodiphosphate synthase: MNIRIGNGYDIHQLSFDRRLILGGVEIPHDRGLLGHSDADVLTHAMMDAMLGALSLGDIGLYFPPTDPQWKGADSLVLLAKVNQLIGDRGWQIGNIDSVVVAERPKLKPHIQQMRSRLAEVLEVQPEQIGIKATTNEKLGPVGREEGIAAYAVALLQQA, encoded by the coding sequence ATGAACATTCGGATTGGTAATGGCTACGATATTCATCAATTAAGCTTTGATCGGCGTTTGATTTTGGGCGGCGTAGAAATTCCGCACGATCGCGGCTTACTTGGACATAGTGATGCTGATGTTCTTACCCACGCGATGATGGACGCGATGTTAGGTGCTTTAAGTTTGGGTGACATTGGGTTGTATTTTCCGCCGACTGATCCGCAGTGGAAAGGTGCAGATAGTTTAGTTTTGTTAGCAAAAGTGAATCAATTAATTGGCGATCGCGGCTGGCAAATTGGCAATATTGACTCAGTTGTTGTCGCGGAACGTCCGAAGTTGAAGCCGCATATTCAACAAATGCGATCGCGCCTTGCAGAAGTTTTAGAAGTACAACCCGAACAAATTGGTATTAAAGCAACAACAAATGAAAAATTAGGTCCCGTAGGCAGAGAAGAAGGCATCGCCGCGTATGCGGTAGCATTACTTCAACAAGCTTAG
- the trmD gene encoding tRNA (guanosine(37)-N1)-methyltransferase TrmD, whose product MRFDIVTLFPDFFSSALKSGLLGKALARQIATVNLINPRDFTTDKHHKVDDEPYGGGVGMLMKPEPIFAAIESLPALPRREIVLMTPQGQTLKQPLLQELATYEQLVVICGHYEGVDERVLHVVTREVSLGDFVLTGGEIPALALINGVTRLLPGTVGKVESLKAESFEAGLLDYPQYTRPAEFRGWKVPDVLRSGNHEKIAQWRYEQQIQRTRDRRPDLYAEWLENIKSQSE is encoded by the coding sequence GTGCGATTTGATATAGTTACCCTATTTCCAGATTTTTTTAGCTCTGCCCTGAAGTCAGGATTGTTAGGGAAGGCTTTAGCACGCCAAATTGCTACAGTTAATTTAATCAATCCCCGCGATTTTACGACAGATAAACATCACAAAGTTGATGATGAACCTTACGGTGGTGGCGTGGGAATGTTGATGAAGCCTGAACCCATCTTTGCGGCAATTGAATCTTTACCCGCTTTACCCCGACGGGAGATTGTGCTGATGACTCCCCAAGGACAAACCCTAAAGCAACCTTTACTTCAAGAATTGGCGACGTACGAGCAGTTAGTAGTGATTTGCGGTCATTATGAAGGTGTCGATGAGCGGGTGCTTCACGTGGTGACGCGAGAGGTTTCTTTAGGTGATTTTGTGTTAACTGGGGGTGAAATTCCGGCGCTAGCGTTAATCAACGGCGTCACGCGGTTACTTCCTGGAACAGTAGGTAAAGTGGAATCACTCAAAGCCGAAAGTTTTGAAGCAGGACTACTAGACTATCCACAATATACACGTCCAGCAGAGTTTCGAGGGTGGAAAGTACCTGATGTATTGCGCTCAGGCAACCATGAAAAAATTGCCCAGTGGCGCTACGAACAACAAATTCAACGCACGCGCGATCGCCGCCCTGATCTATATGCTGAATGGTTAGAAAATATCAAATCGCAATCAGAATAG
- a CDS encoding cyanophycinase, with the protein MAQLEAQLLGMRKLQSTTTAVLIIGGAEDKVHGREILQTFFNRAGGQNARIAIIPSASREPAIIGNRYMSIFEEMGAKQVELLDIRERQQCEDPDVQKCLETCTGVFWTGGDQLRLCGVLADTPAMETIRQRVQRNELTLAGTSAGAAVMGHYMIAGGGSGESPNRSLVDLGTGLGIIPELIVDQHFQNRNRMARLISAIACYPDRLGIGIDEDTCALVESDGTLQVMGKGTVTVIDPGAVTHTNYSEVTATEPLSLHNLRLHILSYGDRYHLYKRKVLSTSQLQK; encoded by the coding sequence ATGGCGCAACTAGAAGCTCAATTGCTAGGAATGAGAAAGCTCCAATCTACCACAACTGCCGTATTGATTATAGGTGGTGCCGAAGACAAAGTTCACGGAAGAGAGATATTACAAACATTTTTTAACCGCGCTGGCGGACAAAATGCACGCATTGCGATTATTCCCTCGGCTTCACGCGAACCAGCCATCATTGGTAACAGGTACATGAGTATCTTTGAAGAAATGGGAGCTAAGCAAGTTGAGCTACTAGATATTCGCGAAAGACAGCAGTGTGAAGATCCTGATGTCCAAAAGTGTTTAGAAACTTGCACTGGAGTATTTTGGACTGGTGGAGATCAACTGCGTTTATGTGGTGTATTAGCCGATACTCCTGCAATGGAGACAATTCGCCAACGCGTACAGCGTAACGAACTGACATTAGCTGGAACGAGTGCCGGAGCCGCTGTCATGGGTCATTATATGATTGCAGGTGGCGGAAGTGGCGAGTCCCCAAATCGCTCCTTGGTTGATTTGGGAACAGGCTTAGGAATTATTCCTGAGTTGATCGTCGATCAACACTTTCAGAACCGCAACCGCATGGCACGCTTAATTAGCGCGATCGCTTGCTATCCAGATCGTTTGGGTATTGGCATTGATGAAGATACCTGTGCTTTGGTAGAAAGTGATGGAACTTTACAAGTTATGGGAAAAGGAACTGTTACTGTGATTGATCCTGGCGCAGTAACGCATACTAATTACAGTGAAGTCACGGCTACCGAACCTTTGAGTTTACATAACTTACGTCTACACATTCTCAGTTACGGCGATCGCTATCACTTGTATAAGCGCAAAGTTTTATCTACCAGTCAACTCCAGAAGTAA
- the cphA gene encoding cyanophycin synthetase, producing MRILKIQTLRGPNYWSIRRHKLIVMRLDLEELAEKPSNEISGFYEGLVEVLPSLESHLCSPGCHGGFLMRVREGTLMGHIIEHVALELQELAGMPAGFGRTRETGTPGVYQVVFEYQEEQAGRYAARAAVRLCQSIVNKGYYLRQELEQDIEDLRDLQRDAALGPSTDAIVQEAQARGIPSMTLGTRFLIQLGYGVHQKRIQATMTAQTGILGVELACDKEGTKRILADAGVPVPRGTVINYFDELESAIADVGGYPIVIKPLDGNHGRGITIDIRNWDEAEAAYDAARDVSRSIIIERYYTGRDHRVLVVDGKVVAVAERIPAHVVGDGVSTIEELIEQTNRDPNRGEGHDNVLTRIELDRTSYQLLERQGYTVDTVPPKDEICYLRATANLSTGGIAVDRTDDIHPENLWLAQRVAKIIGLDIAGIDIVTENITRPLREVDGVIVEVNAAPGFRMHVSPSRGIPRNVAGAVLDMLFPPEKTSRVPILAVTGTNGKTTTTRLLAHIFKQTGQVIGYTTTDGTYIGDYLVEPGDNTGPQSAQLILQDPTVEVAVLESARGGILRSGLAFDASNVGVVLNVAADHLGIGDIDTIDQMAHLKSVVAEAVLPNGYAVLNADDHRVAAMRDRVKSQVAFFTMNPENELVKRHTQQGGLAAVYENGYLSILKGDWTLRIEQAVNVPITMAGKAPFMIANALAASLAAFVQGVSIEQIRAGLNTFKASVKQTPGRMNLFNLGRYHALIDYAHNPHSYEALGGFIRNWTGERIGVVGGPGDRRDEDFITLGKLSAGIFDRIIIKEDDNTRGRSRGSAAELILKGIMQVKPDCPYESILDETTAINKGLDSASDGSLVVILPESVTRAISLIEARRPVGDDIQQLNESLATTDTQISVQSSVANQL from the coding sequence ATGAGAATCCTCAAAATCCAGACTTTACGCGGTCCAAACTACTGGAGTATTCGACGGCACAAGCTAATCGTTATGCGATTAGATTTAGAAGAATTAGCTGAGAAACCCTCCAACGAAATATCAGGCTTCTACGAAGGATTAGTCGAGGTGCTACCAAGTCTGGAATCACACTTGTGTTCGCCTGGCTGTCATGGTGGTTTTTTGATGCGGGTACGTGAAGGCACATTGATGGGGCACATCATCGAGCACGTTGCCCTGGAATTACAAGAACTTGCAGGAATGCCTGCAGGGTTTGGTCGAACGCGGGAAACGGGAACCCCTGGAGTTTATCAAGTTGTCTTTGAGTACCAAGAAGAGCAAGCAGGACGTTATGCTGCTAGGGCAGCAGTGCGACTTTGTCAAAGCATCGTTAATAAAGGGTACTATCTACGACAAGAGCTTGAGCAAGACATAGAAGATCTAAGAGATCTACAGCGCGATGCAGCACTAGGACCAAGTACTGATGCGATTGTCCAAGAAGCCCAAGCCCGAGGAATTCCTTCGATGACTTTGGGAACGCGGTTTTTAATTCAACTCGGTTACGGCGTTCATCAAAAACGCATTCAAGCGACAATGACAGCCCAGACAGGAATTTTGGGAGTCGAACTTGCCTGTGATAAAGAAGGAACAAAGCGGATTCTCGCAGATGCAGGAGTGCCAGTTCCTAGAGGCACAGTGATTAATTATTTTGATGAACTCGAAAGTGCGATCGCAGATGTTGGTGGCTACCCAATCGTAATTAAACCTCTCGATGGCAATCATGGTCGAGGAATTACAATCGATATTCGGAATTGGGACGAAGCTGAAGCGGCTTATGATGCCGCAAGAGATGTGTCACGATCAATCATTATTGAACGCTACTATACTGGTCGCGACCACCGTGTTTTAGTTGTTGATGGCAAAGTTGTTGCCGTCGCAGAACGCATACCTGCCCATGTTGTCGGCGATGGTGTGAGTACGATTGAAGAACTCATTGAGCAAACTAATCGCGATCCGAATCGCGGTGAAGGACACGATAACGTTCTGACTCGTATTGAGCTTGACCGGACTAGCTACCAGCTTTTAGAACGCCAGGGGTATACTGTTGATACCGTGCCACCTAAAGATGAAATTTGCTATCTGCGCGCGACAGCCAACTTAAGTACTGGTGGCATTGCCGTAGATCGAACCGACGATATTCATCCCGAAAATTTATGGTTGGCGCAGCGAGTTGCTAAGATTATCGGTTTAGATATTGCAGGCATTGATATTGTCACAGAAAACATTACACGCCCCTTGCGTGAAGTTGATGGCGTGATTGTAGAAGTCAATGCTGCCCCTGGGTTTAGAATGCACGTCAGCCCTAGTCGCGGAATTCCTCGCAATGTCGCGGGAGCTGTATTAGATATGCTCTTTCCTCCCGAAAAAACCAGCCGTGTCCCCATCTTAGCGGTAACTGGCACAAACGGTAAAACAACAACAACGCGACTATTAGCGCATATTTTTAAGCAAACAGGTCAGGTTATTGGTTATACAACAACTGACGGAACGTACATTGGCGACTATTTAGTTGAACCAGGCGATAATACAGGTCCGCAAAGCGCGCAACTGATTCTGCAAGATCCTACTGTGGAAGTTGCTGTATTAGAGTCGGCACGCGGAGGAATTTTACGCTCAGGGTTAGCGTTTGATGCTAGTAATGTTGGCGTTGTGTTGAATGTGGCTGCGGATCATTTGGGAATCGGCGATATTGATACTATCGATCAAATGGCACACCTCAAGAGTGTAGTTGCAGAAGCTGTCTTACCTAATGGTTATGCGGTACTAAATGCAGACGATCACCGCGTGGCTGCGATGCGCGATCGCGTCAAATCTCAGGTAGCTTTCTTTACAATGAATCCTGAAAATGAACTGGTGAAGCGACACACCCAACAAGGTGGATTAGCAGCAGTCTATGAAAACGGTTACTTATCGATTCTCAAAGGTGATTGGACACTACGCATCGAACAAGCAGTGAATGTTCCCATCACAATGGCAGGTAAAGCACCGTTTATGATTGCTAATGCCTTAGCTGCAAGTTTAGCCGCTTTTGTGCAAGGAGTCTCAATTGAGCAAATTCGCGCTGGGCTAAATACATTTAAAGCCTCGGTGAAGCAAACACCAGGACGAATGAATTTATTCAATTTAGGTCGCTATCACGCGCTGATTGATTATGCTCATAATCCCCATAGCTACGAAGCATTAGGTGGTTTCATTCGCAATTGGACTGGCGAGAGGATTGGCGTAGTTGGTGGACCTGGCGATCGCCGCGATGAAGACTTTATTACACTCGGTAAACTCTCTGCTGGCATTTTTGATCGCATTATTATCAAAGAAGATGATAATACCCGCGGTCGGTCTCGCGGTTCAGCTGCTGAACTTATCCTTAAAGGTATCATGCAAGTCAAACCCGACTGCCCTTACGAATCAATTTTGGATGAGACAACTGCGATTAATAAAGGACTCGATAGTGCCTCTGACGGCAGTTTAGTCGTCATTTTACCTGAGAGTGTGACACGGGCAATTAGCTTAATTGAAGCGCGCCGCCCTGTTGGAGATGATATTCAACAGCTAAACGAAAGTCTAGCTACAACAGACACGCAAATTAGCGTACAATCTTCTGTTGCCAATCAGTTGTAA
- a CDS encoding twin-arginine translocase TatA/TatE family subunit has translation MFGLGWPEVGVIALAAILIFGPKKIPEVGSALGKTLRGFKEELKGSEDGVEQDQQD, from the coding sequence ATGTTTGGTTTAGGATGGCCAGAGGTAGGTGTTATTGCTCTAGCTGCAATATTGATCTTTGGTCCTAAGAAGATTCCAGAGGTGGGTAGTGCCTTGGGTAAAACCTTGCGTGGTTTTAAGGAAGAGTTAAAAGGATCTGAAGATGGTGTCGAACAAGATCAACAAGATTGA
- a CDS encoding serine/threonine protein kinase, whose protein sequence is MAQILGDRYEVQQQLAKKSGRRTLLARDLITQNLVVLKLLSFSSDFEWDDLKLFQREAEILKTLSHPAIPRYLDYFELDSAQFKGFALVQTYLPAKSLETHLKKGVVFSEFDVKQIAIALLEILTYLHSHQPPVIHRDIKPSNILLTRLDNCVDVYLVDFGSVQTLAAREGGTMTVVGTYGYMPPEQFGDRAVPASDLYSLGATLMALVTGTHPADLPHRDGRIQFEQVTTLSPVFIRWLRRMTEPSLDRRFLSAKQALQALDRPIPDDAVTVVKPFDSKVLLHKDANVLEITLPAKGFSPEIVGLTLFAIAWNSFIVVWTGFAVAAPFPINLFFTLFSLLFWGAGAGMVWQIVSNLFRRVRLRIDQKQISLSHEVLGWRYRRPRVASIQNITKLERTSKFMSMIKNSEGDRVEIKPRINIWVGIQKYELGAHSLLTEPEIDWLAQELSDWLGMPVVKE, encoded by the coding sequence ATGGCTCAGATACTAGGCGATCGCTACGAAGTACAGCAACAACTGGCAAAGAAATCTGGACGCCGGACGCTATTAGCCCGCGATCTGATAACTCAGAATTTGGTTGTTCTGAAGTTACTGTCTTTTAGTAGTGATTTTGAATGGGACGATCTGAAGCTGTTTCAGCGAGAAGCAGAAATTTTAAAGACTTTATCTCATCCAGCAATTCCGCGTTACTTGGATTATTTTGAGCTTGATTCAGCCCAATTTAAAGGCTTTGCCCTCGTCCAAACTTATCTTCCGGCAAAATCTTTAGAGACGCATTTAAAAAAAGGAGTAGTATTTAGCGAATTTGATGTCAAGCAAATTGCCATAGCACTTTTAGAAATTCTGACTTACCTCCACAGCCATCAACCCCCAGTCATTCACCGCGATATTAAGCCAAGTAACATTCTGTTGACACGTTTGGATAATTGTGTAGATGTTTATCTTGTTGATTTTGGCTCAGTACAAACACTTGCTGCCCGTGAAGGCGGAACAATGACGGTTGTTGGGACTTATGGTTATATGCCACCAGAGCAATTTGGCGATCGCGCAGTTCCCGCATCGGATCTCTATAGTTTGGGCGCAACTTTGATGGCGTTAGTCACAGGTACACACCCAGCTGATTTACCACACCGCGATGGACGAATTCAATTTGAGCAAGTCACAACGCTTAGCCCCGTGTTTATACGATGGTTAAGACGCATGACCGAACCTAGCTTAGATCGTCGCTTCTTGTCTGCTAAACAGGCTTTGCAAGCCCTTGATCGACCGATACCAGATGACGCTGTAACAGTTGTTAAGCCATTCGATAGCAAAGTTTTACTACACAAGGATGCCAACGTTTTAGAAATTACACTGCCTGCCAAAGGATTTAGCCCTGAAATTGTGGGCTTAACGTTATTTGCAATTGCTTGGAATTCCTTTATTGTAGTGTGGACAGGTTTTGCTGTTGCAGCACCCTTTCCCATCAACCTATTTTTTACCTTATTTTCTCTACTATTTTGGGGTGCAGGCGCAGGAATGGTGTGGCAAATTGTCTCTAACTTATTTCGACGCGTCCGGTTGAGAATTGATCAAAAACAAATTTCCCTAAGTCATGAAGTATTAGGCTGGCGGTATCGTCGTCCGCGTGTTGCTAGTATCCAGAACATTACGAAACTAGAACGTACATCAAAATTCATGAGTATGATCAAAAATAGTGAGGGCGATCGCGTTGAAATTAAACCACGAATTAATATCTGGGTAGGAATACAAAAATATGAATTAGGCGCTCATAGTTTACTCACTGAACCAGAAATTGATTGGCTAGCTCAAGAACTTAGCGACTGGTTAGGTATGCCAGTTGTCAAAGAGTAG
- the cbiT gene encoding precorrin-6Y C5,15-methyltransferase subunit CbiT: protein MPSKLWPYLTPGIPDELFERLPGIPLSKREIRLLLIAQLRIQPNAVLWDIGAGTGTIPVEVGLLCPHGRIIAVERDEEVANLIRRNCDRFEVKNVEVVEGSAPQCLSSLPHPPHRVCIEGGRPIKTILQEVWQYLLPQGRVVATASNLETLYAVSQSFTQLQARNVEVVQSAVNRLESRGFSQSFTAVDPIFILSGEKLD from the coding sequence ATGCCCTCAAAATTATGGCCCTATCTCACTCCAGGGATTCCTGATGAGTTATTTGAGCGCTTACCAGGAATTCCCCTCAGTAAACGCGAAATTCGGCTATTACTGATAGCACAGCTACGGATTCAACCAAATGCAGTTTTATGGGATATTGGTGCGGGAACCGGCACAATTCCTGTAGAAGTGGGATTGCTGTGTCCTCACGGACGCATAATTGCTGTAGAACGCGATGAAGAAGTGGCAAATTTAATTCGCCGTAACTGCGATCGCTTTGAGGTCAAGAATGTCGAAGTTGTAGAAGGTAGTGCCCCACAATGCTTATCAAGCTTACCCCACCCTCCCCATCGCGTGTGTATAGAAGGTGGTCGTCCAATTAAAACCATATTGCAAGAAGTCTGGCAATATTTATTACCTCAAGGTAGAGTAGTTGCCACTGCAAGTAATCTAGAAACTCTGTATGCTGTATCTCAGAGCTTTACACAATTGCAGGCTCGTAATGTTGAAGTTGTCCAGTCTGCTGTTAATCGTTTAGAGTCGCGGGGTTTTTCCCAAAGTTTTACCGCCGTCGATCCAATTTTTATTCTTAGCGGTGAAAAGTTAGACTAA
- a CDS encoding phosphatidate cytidylyltransferase, whose amino-acid sequence MPWSRIVSGIIAIAIALTGSILGGWYFTIMFAVIVYLGQLEYFQLVRAKGIAPAAKTTLAVSQALLVLATVSPTLADAVMPVAGTFICFYLLFQPKLATIADISTSILGLFYGGYLPSYWVRIRAIGNDAVSNLPFSGYLPDTWTVHSFPAGLIYTLLAFFCIWAADIGAYTVGRLFGRTRLSDISPKKTVEGAVFGVVASVAVAMTGAWYLQWPLWSLTGVALGLLIGIASLLGDLTESMLKRDAGVKDSGQLIPGHGGILDRADSYVFTAPLVYYFVTLLLPLLRN is encoded by the coding sequence ATGCCCTGGTCTCGAATTGTTAGTGGAATAATTGCGATTGCGATCGCCCTCACCGGAAGTATCTTGGGAGGGTGGTATTTTACGATCATGTTTGCCGTCATTGTGTATCTAGGTCAGTTGGAATATTTCCAACTTGTCCGCGCTAAGGGAATTGCCCCTGCTGCAAAAACAACTTTGGCAGTTAGTCAAGCTTTGCTTGTCCTTGCTACAGTCTCACCGACACTAGCAGATGCAGTCATGCCTGTAGCAGGAACATTTATTTGTTTTTATCTATTATTTCAGCCAAAACTAGCGACAATCGCTGATATTTCCACTTCAATTTTAGGTTTATTCTATGGAGGCTACTTACCAAGTTACTGGGTAAGAATACGTGCAATTGGTAATGATGCTGTTAGTAATTTACCTTTTTCTGGCTATTTACCTGACACTTGGACAGTTCATAGTTTCCCTGCAGGATTAATCTACACGCTGCTTGCTTTTTTCTGTATTTGGGCTGCTGATATTGGCGCTTACACGGTTGGTAGGTTATTTGGTCGTACTCGGCTTTCAGATATTAGTCCAAAGAAAACAGTTGAAGGTGCAGTTTTTGGCGTAGTTGCGAGTGTTGCGGTAGCCATGACAGGTGCTTGGTACTTACAATGGCCGTTATGGTCTTTGACAGGGGTTGCTTTAGGTTTACTGATTGGAATTGCTAGTTTACTAGGAGACTTAACTGAGTCAATGCTGAAGCGAGATGCGGGAGTCAAAGATTCAGGACAACTTATTCCTGGACACGGTGGTATTCTCGATCGTGCTGATAGCTATGTATTTACAGCACCATTAGTCTATTACTTTGTAACATTACTGTTACCTCTGCTGAGGAATTAA
- a CDS encoding energy transducer TonB translates to MSVSNIAIAQREREIKSLKSFLAYSLIGSLALHVGVLSLTIDNIWNRTAELEEEPIEVVLVDPPTPEPEQQPEVEPPRPEPVTPPPVAATTIAPPPPQPVEQATPPKPVENTKPEPAPQPAQSPPPAPVATAPQPVTPPSPAPAASPAPQPVQPNEQLTAELRSLQETRAASTVPVPSVTQQPSPRSTTPAAPATTNAARTNAPAPSTPSQPANTTVATGSTPRPATPAPSAPSNSNTDSGSGRLACRDCSKPKYPERARRQGVEGRTEVKVDVDAKGNVTNVQVARSSGNRELDEAAIRAARDWKFNSTREGRQGVPAKVDFALEGSQRSRQLRERRQQQEASQKKPASQSTAERSAEPQRRPRQAATQQKPPASPAPQRSQQAATQQKPPASPAPQRSQQAATQGQSNVRESLRRQRQQPQQQQAAPASPSQNSLRNTLRRSREQSSAPSGSE, encoded by the coding sequence ATGAGTGTTTCCAACATTGCTATCGCGCAGAGAGAGAGAGAAATCAAGTCACTTAAGTCTTTTTTGGCATATAGCTTGATTGGTTCATTAGCATTGCATGTTGGAGTATTGAGCTTAACGATTGATAATATTTGGAATCGCACAGCGGAACTAGAAGAGGAACCAATTGAGGTCGTGCTTGTCGATCCTCCGACTCCAGAACCTGAGCAACAACCTGAAGTTGAGCCACCTAGACCTGAACCTGTAACTCCGCCACCAGTTGCGGCAACAACAATCGCTCCACCACCGCCACAACCTGTGGAACAGGCAACGCCTCCAAAACCTGTAGAAAACACCAAACCAGAACCTGCGCCACAGCCAGCGCAATCGCCACCACCAGCACCAGTAGCAACAGCACCACAACCAGTTACACCGCCATCTCCTGCACCAGCGGCTAGCCCAGCACCACAGCCAGTACAACCCAATGAGCAACTCACGGCAGAATTACGCTCATTGCAAGAAACAAGAGCAGCATCAACAGTTCCTGTACCCAGTGTCACTCAGCAGCCAAGCCCTAGGAGTACAACACCAGCTGCTCCAGCAACGACAAACGCGGCAAGAACAAATGCTCCTGCCCCTAGTACTCCTAGCCAGCCAGCCAATACCACAGTAGCTACTGGATCAACACCAAGACCTGCTACACCTGCACCTAGCGCTCCGAGTAATAGCAATACTGATTCTGGTTCAGGTCGTTTAGCTTGTCGCGATTGCAGTAAACCTAAGTATCCTGAACGTGCCAGACGTCAAGGAGTTGAAGGAAGAACCGAAGTCAAAGTTGATGTTGATGCTAAAGGTAATGTTACCAATGTGCAAGTCGCTCGTTCAAGTGGTAACAGAGAGCTAGATGAAGCTGCAATACGAGCAGCAAGAGATTGGAAATTTAATTCTACACGAGAAGGTAGACAAGGAGTTCCTGCTAAAGTTGATTTTGCTTTAGAAGGATCGCAGCGATCGCGTCAGTTACGAGAACGCAGACAGCAACAAGAAGCCTCACAGAAGAAACCTGCATCACAGTCTACAGCAGAACGCTCTGCAGAACCACAACGCCGTCCTCGACAAGCAGCAACTCAACAGAAACCACCAGCATCGCCAGCACCTCAACGTAGCCAACAAGCGGCAACTCAACAGAAACCACCAGCATCGCCAGCACCTCAACGTAGCCAACAAGCAGCAACTCAAGGTCAATCTAATGTAAGAGAGTCTCTACGGCGTCAACGTCAACAACCTCAGCAACAGCAAGCTGCGCCTGCTAGCCCTAGCCAAAATAGTTTACGCAACACACTTCGTCGTAGCAGAGAACAGTCATCTGCGCCTAGTGGTAGCGAGTAG